The proteins below are encoded in one region of Mycobacterium pseudokansasii:
- a CDS encoding nucleotide sugar dehydrogenase has product MTTQPAERICIVGGAGHVGLPLALVLADEGFTVDILDTNAEALRTIMAGRMPFIENGAEDLLKRLLPTGRISASTDSWVVRNSDIVICVVGTPVDEYLTPQAHTFFRIIDEISPYFQDGQTLILRSTVYPGLSQRVQDMFAERGIGVHVTFCPERIAQGHSIRELRIIPQVISGFDAEGRRVVRELFSRITTEIIEVEPQEAELAKLFCNSYRYIQFAVANQFYLLSREAGLDFDRVHHAATYKNFRVDSLPRAGLAAGPCLLKDTMQLAAFSNNNFMLGHAAMLINEGQPQFIVNMLKRRVNLRDKTVGILGMTFKADCDDTRDSLSFKLRHLLMLEAKEVLLHDPFLEGKDYYPLDTVVDRADVIVVGVPHSAYRGLSVPRGKIVEDVWGCLDVSELDTQALNGAQLATLGPEAVAR; this is encoded by the coding sequence GTGACGACTCAACCCGCTGAGCGTATTTGCATTGTCGGTGGCGCCGGGCATGTCGGACTACCGTTGGCGCTGGTGTTGGCGGATGAGGGCTTCACCGTCGACATCTTGGACACCAACGCCGAGGCGTTGCGGACCATCATGGCCGGACGGATGCCCTTCATCGAAAACGGTGCCGAGGATCTGCTCAAGCGGCTGTTGCCGACCGGGCGGATCAGCGCGAGCACCGATTCATGGGTGGTCAGGAATTCCGACATCGTGATCTGCGTCGTCGGCACACCGGTCGATGAATACCTGACGCCGCAGGCGCACACGTTCTTTCGCATCATCGACGAGATCAGCCCCTACTTCCAGGACGGGCAGACGCTCATCCTGCGAAGCACGGTCTACCCGGGACTGAGTCAGCGTGTCCAGGATATGTTCGCCGAGCGTGGGATCGGCGTTCACGTCACCTTCTGTCCCGAGCGGATCGCGCAGGGACATTCGATCCGGGAGTTGCGGATCATTCCGCAGGTCATCAGTGGGTTCGACGCCGAGGGTCGGCGGGTGGTGCGCGAGCTCTTCTCGCGAATCACCACCGAGATCATCGAGGTAGAGCCGCAGGAAGCCGAGCTGGCCAAACTGTTCTGCAACAGCTACCGCTATATCCAGTTCGCGGTTGCCAACCAGTTCTATCTGCTCAGCCGCGAAGCCGGGCTCGATTTCGACCGCGTCCACCATGCGGCCACGTACAAGAATTTTCGGGTCGACAGCCTGCCCCGGGCCGGGCTGGCGGCCGGCCCGTGCCTGCTGAAGGACACCATGCAGCTCGCGGCATTCAGCAACAACAATTTCATGCTCGGGCACGCGGCCATGCTCATCAACGAGGGTCAGCCGCAGTTCATCGTCAACATGCTCAAGCGCCGGGTTAACCTGCGCGACAAGACCGTTGGCATCCTGGGTATGACGTTCAAGGCCGATTGCGACGACACCCGCGACTCGCTCAGCTTCAAACTGCGGCATCTGCTGATGCTGGAAGCCAAGGAAGTACTGCTGCACGATCCGTTCTTGGAGGGCAAGGACTACTACCCCCTGGACACCGTGGTGGATCGTGCGGACGTCATCGTGGTCGGCGTTCCCCACTCGGCCTACCGAGGCCTTTCGGTACCGCGTGGCAAGATCGTCGAGGATGTCTGGGGATGCCTCGATGTGAGTGAGCTTGACACGCAAGCGCTCAATGGAGCCCAGTTGGCTACCTTGGGACCGGAAGCGGTGGCCCGGTGA
- a CDS encoding NAD-dependent epimerase/dehydratase family protein, producing the protein MRILVTGSAGFINGYVVEELLRAGHDVVGIDNYSKYGPVRKSYDDHPRYHFVEGDVKDVDLMFRLVEGCDQMVASAARIGGITYFHEYAYDLLAENERIAAAHFDTAIYAYRKGWLKKINVISSSMVFENATVFPTPEKHITECPPPTSTYGFQKLACEYFAHGAYEQYGLPYTIIRPFNCVGTGEQRALGGHEIPSGNVKLAMSHVVPDLIQKVAKDQDPLHILGDGTQIRHYTYGGDLARGIRICMEHPAALNGDFNLSTPEATTVLELAEVIWRKMRPDTPFRYESDPPFEHDVQLRSPDVHKASEVLGFEATTTLDAMLDEVIPWVVDAVKAGTI; encoded by the coding sequence GTGAGGATCCTGGTAACCGGCAGTGCCGGATTCATCAACGGCTATGTCGTCGAAGAGCTGCTGCGCGCCGGCCACGATGTCGTCGGGATCGACAATTACTCGAAATACGGGCCGGTCAGGAAAAGCTACGACGACCACCCTCGGTACCACTTCGTCGAGGGTGACGTCAAAGACGTCGACCTGATGTTCCGGCTGGTCGAAGGCTGCGATCAGATGGTGGCCAGCGCGGCCCGCATCGGTGGTATCACCTATTTCCACGAGTACGCCTACGACCTGCTGGCCGAAAATGAGCGAATTGCGGCCGCCCACTTCGACACTGCAATCTATGCGTATCGCAAGGGCTGGCTCAAGAAGATCAACGTGATCAGTTCGTCGATGGTGTTCGAGAACGCCACCGTCTTCCCGACGCCGGAAAAGCACATCACCGAATGCCCGCCTCCGACAAGCACTTACGGGTTCCAGAAGCTAGCCTGTGAGTATTTCGCGCATGGCGCTTACGAGCAGTATGGACTGCCGTACACCATCATCCGCCCGTTCAACTGTGTCGGCACCGGCGAGCAGCGCGCGCTGGGTGGGCATGAAATCCCCAGCGGGAACGTCAAACTCGCGATGAGTCATGTGGTGCCGGATCTGATTCAGAAGGTGGCCAAAGACCAGGACCCGCTGCACATTCTCGGCGACGGTACCCAGATACGGCACTACACCTACGGTGGTGACCTGGCGCGCGGCATCCGCATCTGCATGGAGCACCCGGCCGCGCTCAACGGCGACTTCAACCTGTCCACGCCCGAGGCCACCACGGTGCTGGAACTGGCCGAGGTGATCTGGCGCAAAATGCGGCCCGACACTCCGTTTCGCTACGAAAGCGATCCGCCGTTCGAGCATGACGTGCAGCTGCGCTCGCCCGACGTCCACAAGGCATCGGAGGTACTCGGCTTCGAGGCGACAACTACCCTGGACGCCATGCTCGACGAGGTCATACCCTGGGTTGTCGACGCCGTCAAGGCGGGGACCATCTGA
- a CDS encoding glycosyltransferase, whose amino-acid sequence MRIAGEPDLQQLYHNRFGHAREARSAIWGVLVRDFFQAWIRRSDTVLDLGCGYGEFLNQVSAARRIGVDLNPDSAGMLEAGVEFHHGSADDLSFLEDDSVDVVFTSNLLEHLPSKVEVERTIAEARRVLKPGGHFIAMGPNIRFVGGDYWDFWDHTVPISDRSLIELLESNQLKIVDTYDRFLPYTSRSPWPQAPPLVRLYLHSKIMWPVFGKQFVIRARKARAAAGSERLVSVVIPVYNEGENIQICVRRLAQALADMPHELLVCYDFDEDTTLPALAAMPDKPATVRLVRNSIGKGVANALIAGFAAARGDVVVTSMADLSDPPSAIPLMAAKIRDEAADIVSGSRYMPGGSQTGGPRMKTLMSRTAGLSLHYLGRVPTHDATTNFRAYSRRFLDDVPVESLRGFEVGLELTTKAHLLGYRVDEVPSSWEDRTAGTSKFDLAGWLPAYLHWYGLAMRRPMLRWTGGGLAAIAAAQLVRRHRLGDSDESSARKAP is encoded by the coding sequence ATGCGTATCGCGGGTGAGCCCGATCTTCAACAGCTCTACCATAACCGGTTCGGCCATGCCCGGGAAGCGCGATCGGCCATCTGGGGCGTGCTGGTCCGCGACTTCTTCCAGGCATGGATCAGGCGCAGCGACACGGTGCTGGACTTGGGTTGTGGTTACGGCGAATTCCTCAACCAGGTGAGTGCCGCCCGCCGGATCGGCGTCGATCTGAACCCCGACAGTGCCGGCATGCTCGAGGCCGGCGTCGAGTTCCACCACGGTAGCGCAGACGATCTGAGCTTCCTCGAAGATGACTCGGTGGATGTGGTCTTCACCAGCAACCTGCTCGAGCATCTGCCGAGCAAGGTCGAAGTCGAACGCACCATCGCCGAGGCCCGCCGGGTGCTGAAACCGGGTGGGCACTTCATCGCCATGGGGCCCAATATTCGCTTCGTCGGCGGCGACTACTGGGACTTCTGGGATCACACCGTGCCGATCAGCGACCGCTCGCTGATCGAGCTGCTGGAATCCAACCAGCTCAAGATCGTCGATACCTATGACCGGTTCCTGCCGTACACGTCGAGGTCGCCGTGGCCGCAGGCGCCGCCCTTGGTGCGACTGTACCTGCACTCCAAGATCATGTGGCCGGTCTTCGGTAAGCAGTTCGTGATCCGCGCCCGCAAGGCCCGGGCAGCGGCCGGAAGCGAGCGGCTGGTGAGCGTGGTCATCCCGGTCTACAACGAGGGCGAGAACATTCAGATCTGCGTCCGCAGACTCGCCCAGGCGCTCGCGGACATGCCTCATGAACTGTTGGTCTGCTATGACTTCGACGAGGACACGACGCTGCCGGCGCTGGCGGCCATGCCCGACAAGCCGGCCACCGTCCGACTGGTCCGCAACTCCATCGGCAAGGGCGTGGCCAATGCGCTGATCGCCGGCTTTGCCGCGGCCCGGGGTGATGTCGTGGTCACCAGCATGGCCGACCTGTCCGATCCGCCGTCGGCAATTCCGTTGATGGCAGCCAAGATTCGCGACGAGGCGGCCGACATCGTCAGCGGGTCCCGGTACATGCCCGGCGGCTCCCAAACCGGGGGACCGCGGATGAAGACCCTGATGTCACGCACGGCCGGGCTGAGCTTGCATTACCTGGGCCGGGTGCCGACGCATGATGCCACCACCAACTTCCGCGCTTACAGCCGCCGTTTCCTCGACGATGTCCCGGTGGAGAGTCTGCGGGGGTTCGAAGTGGGGCTGGAACTCACGACGAAGGCGCACCTGTTGGGCTATCGGGTCGACGAGGTACCCAGCAGCTGGGAGGACCGCACCGCCGGCACCAGCAAGTTCGACTTGGCGGGTTGGCTGCCGGCGTATCTGCACTGGTACGGGCTGGCCATGCGGCGGCCGATGTTGCGCTGGACGGGCGGTGGGCTGGCAGCGATCGCAGCCGCACAGCTTGTGCGCCGTCATCGACTGGGCGACTCTGACGAGAGCTCAGCGCGAAAGGCCCCGTAG